In Symmachiella dynata, the following are encoded in one genomic region:
- a CDS encoding HpcH/HpaI aldolase family protein — translation MQENPVKRKLATGDYSLGTFVFEFNSTGIARIAAAAGAEFIVFDMEHTGWSVESIRMLMATTPDGTVPIVRVPVTEYHFIARIFDMGAMGVMVPMVETAEQAELIVRSSKYPPAGRRGAAFGVAHDDYQGGDIVEKMNSANSQQQLIAQIETAAGVENADAIAAVPGIDVLWIGHFDLSNSLGIPAQFDHPQFKSAVSRVLEAAHKHGKIGGFMAEGVDNATALIKQGFQMIAFGGDLWIYQKALAGGLSAVREQAE, via the coding sequence ATGCAAGAGAACCCTGTGAAACGGAAATTAGCCACCGGCGACTATTCGCTCGGCACGTTTGTCTTTGAATTCAACTCAACCGGAATCGCTCGCATTGCTGCCGCTGCCGGGGCGGAATTTATTGTCTTTGATATGGAGCACACCGGTTGGAGCGTCGAGTCAATCCGCATGTTGATGGCGACGACACCTGACGGAACAGTCCCGATTGTCCGCGTACCGGTCACGGAATATCACTTCATCGCACGGATCTTTGATATGGGCGCGATGGGAGTCATGGTGCCGATGGTGGAAACGGCCGAACAGGCGGAATTGATTGTCCGCAGCTCGAAGTATCCCCCCGCCGGTCGTCGCGGAGCTGCATTTGGCGTCGCCCACGACGACTACCAAGGTGGTGATATTGTTGAAAAAATGAACAGCGCCAATTCGCAACAACAACTGATTGCGCAAATCGAAACGGCGGCGGGTGTTGAGAATGCCGATGCGATCGCTGCCGTACCGGGCATCGACGTTTTGTGGATCGGCCATTTCGACCTTTCCAATTCACTGGGAATTCCCGCGCAATTCGATCACCCCCAATTCAAATCCGCCGTGAGCCGGGTTCTCGAAGCCGCCCACAAACATGGCAAGATCGGCGGCTTCATGGCTGAGGGTGTGGACAACGCCACCGCACTGATCAAACAAGGCTTTCAAATGATCGCGTTTGGCGGCGACCTGTGGATCTACCAAAAAGCGTTGGCCGGCGGATTGAGTGCGGTTCGCGAACAGGCTGAATAG